The Onthophagus taurus isolate NC chromosome 2, IU_Otau_3.0, whole genome shotgun sequence genome includes a window with the following:
- the LOC111419125 gene encoding zinc finger BED domain-containing protein 4-like: protein MKPKTSFIWEYFSEINSSVARCNICEKEYSRKGRTTSSLKNHLKSKHAKIFEELEKRIAENAEQGQPTCSTSTDTGSITKQLSLQEYLTQNVCWDLPHPNSKDTDRLIGEMIALEDLPFNFVEGVGFRRLINIILPGYKLRGRQFFTSLVCDDLYNSVANKIKALLNDLKKISFTTDVWSDTSSGTSLISVTAHGVNEGFERVRIILKCEVMEGRHPDQAISTKTESILEEWGIKHDTVHCVVRGRGSNMIKAMQISGLNDFNCVIHQIQCCIKNVILSEEWIQEVIEKVKKVSTHFNHSLVAQDELQTIQEIRMKQSPLSTIQDCPTRWNSTFYMLERFVKIKDSLLLYLTTKQFVSFSPDDLSTIELLLKLLTPFEELTKELSNSKNSISMVIPLMHVILATLKAEKDNPNTPEKIKALYVKVIREINEFGDLNQNLLCSVSTYLDPRYKTKFFNSFEIKQVEATIVNLCQNQTIHENKDCSPTHKKRKIDTNSSSCSKLLQSVQSILSSSESEAEDDQLTTPKIVLQNYIKERRLSLGEDPLTWWRQNGYKYTVLLPIVRQYLSTPPSSFTNEQLFSGASLTYRDKRKNLRGEKASKLLFLKYNLPVINYEY from the exons atgaaaccaAAAACAAGCTTCATTTGGGAATATTTCTCGGAAATTAACAGTTCGGTTGCTCGTTGTAACATTTGCGAAAAGGAATATTCACGAAAAGGGCGTAccacatcttcattaaaaaatcatttgaagtCGAAGCACGCGAAAATATTTGAAGAGTTAGAAAAACGTATTGCTGAAAATGCAGAACAAGGCCAGCCAACCTGTAGCACATCTACAGATACAGGTTCaattacaaaacaactttctttGCAAGAATATTTAACGCAGAATGTATGTTGGGATTTACCACATCCAAACTCCAAAGATACGGATCGACTAATAGGCGAAATGATTGCTTTGGAAGACTTGCCATTCAACTTCGTTGAAGGAGTTGGTTTTCGGCGATTGATCAATATAATACTTCCAGGATATAAATTAAGGGGCCGTCAGTTTTTTACGTCGCTTGTATGTGACGATTTATATAACAGCGtggcaaataaaattaaagcattATTAAACGATCTTAAGAAAATATCCTTTACAACTGATGTTTGGTCAGATACAAGTTCTGGGACTTCTTTGATTAGTGTGACTGCTCATGGTGTAAATGAAGGTTTTGAAAGAGtaagaattattttgaaatgtgAAGTAATGGAAGGACGTCACCCGGATCAAGCTATTTCGACAAAAACTGAATCCATCCTTGAAGAATGGGGTATAAAACACGATACTGTTCACTGTGTGGTGCGCGGTCGTGGCAGCAACATGATCAAAGCAATGCAGATATCtggtttaaatgattttaattgtgTGATTCATCAAATACagtgttgtattaaaaatgtgattttatCGGAAGAATGGATTCAAGAAGTAATTGAAAAGGTGAAAAAAGTTTCAACACATTTTAATCATTCCCTAGTAGCACAAGATGAACTACAAACTATACAGGAAATAAGAATGAAGCAATCTCCATTGTCAACAATACAAGATTGTCCCACTAG gtGGAACAGCACATTTTACATGTTGGAgcgttttgttaaaataaaggaTTCTTTACTTTTATACTTAACTACAAAGCAATTTGTATCATTTTCTCCTGATGATTTGTCAACAATTgaattgttgttaaaattgttgacaCCGTTCGAAGAACTTACTAAAGAATTGAGTAACTCAAAGAACAGCATTTCTATGGTTATACCACTTATGCACGTTATCCTGGCAACATTAAAAGCTGAGAAAGATAACCCGAATACGCCAGAAAAAATCAAAGCACTTTACGTTAAAGTTATACgagaaataaatgaatttggcgatttaaaccaaaatttgcTATGTTCGGTTTCTACGTACTTAGATCCGCGAtataaaacaaagttttttaacagttttgaaataaaacaagtCGAAGCCACAATAGTTAATTTGTGTCAAAATCAAACGATCCATGAAAATAAAGATTGTAGTCCGAcacataagaaaagaaaaattgatactAATTCTAGTAGTTGTTCAAAGCTACTACAGTCAGTACAATCCATTCTAAGTTCAAGCGAAAGTGAGGCAGAAGATGACCAATtaacaacaccgaaaattgTGCTCCAAAATTACATTAAAGAAAGACGGCTGTCTTTAGGAGAAGACCCGTTGACGTGGTGGCGACAGAATGGGTACAAATATACTGTTTTATTGCCGATTGTTCGCCAATATTTATCAACGCCACCAAGCAGCTTTACCAATGAACAGCTATTTAGTGGAGCATCTTTAACATATAgggataaaagaaaaaatcttcgAGGAGAAAAAGCGtcaaaattgctttttttaaaatataacttgCCTGTAATAAATTAcgaatattaa